The segment aataatacgacTTACCTGATTTGCATTGTTAGCGTTGACATTTGTGTtgacattactgttatcaacattattattgttattgttgttgttgttgttattgttattgtttatattattattgatattaaggaTGAGGGTGCTGACGGTGACCAAGAAGCTCATATAATTGAGAGCGTTGCCTCCCGAGAACACAGAAGCAGCGCCTGTCCCCATGCAGCGTTTAGGGACCTTCTTTCTCCGGAAAATATTCGGTGGGCTTCCTCTCGGTATCCTGACGGGGATGTCCGCAACTGCAGGAATTTCTGTTTTGAGATCACTGTCTGAGGTTGTGTTGGAGTCTCCGTAGATTTGACGTTCTAAATCTATTGTGCTTCCGTGGGCGGTTTCTTCAAAATTAAAATCACTCCAGAGCTGCTCGAACTCCCCGTATAAGTGATCCAACTCGCTTTTCAATACTTCATCGGGGTTCGACAGGTTTTCTTTTGATCCTTCTCCGAGACCTAGCCCTGCGACGAATAAAATCACTGTCACGTGAAAAGCAGACTGGGAACTCCATTGCAAACCACACATATGCCCGCGAGTAATACACTATGTGCTAGCTCGTGGTCCTGCTGGGCGTTGGTGGCGCTTCTCGCGTCGACCTGCGGCGGCGGGGGAGCGATGCCGAGTGTTTGCTTTCGGTTTTGGCCACCAGGTGACTCCCCAGTCTCCAatactgtacaaatatataattacaaggCGTAATTTCTACAATTTAGAGTGATAGGTTTTGATttgtacacatgtgtacataaatatacatacacacacacacacacacacacacacacacacacaaacgcacacgcacgcacgcacgcacgcacacacacacatatactgtataaatatataattacaaagcGTAAGTTCTACAATTTAGAGTGATAGGTTTTGATttgtacacatgtgtacataaatatgcatacacacacacacacacgcacgcacgcacgtacacacacacacacacacacacacacacacagacatatatatatatatatatatatatatatatgtatatgcaagtggaATATGTAGTCTGCTATAAATtaacattcacacacgtacacgcgcatgtATATCCACATTCAtcagtgttgtatgtgtgttgtatgtgtgtagcCTTAAAACATTTGCGCAATTAATATAACGTAGGCCCAGTTTGTGTTAGGATTGGCCGTAAACAAAGCCGGGAATCTCAATTGAACTAGATTGTCCAAATTACTTCCCATCGTTTGTTAATCAGATGAACGAGATTTTCAAGAATGTGGGATTTCAAGGTGTCAGATTCACCCACATTTAGCAGTAAATTTTCGTGAAGCAAAGCATTCCGAACATTGcatcatgaccccccccccccttcctgctcctTAAAATCTGATAAAATAATTTATGTACATAATCTGATTTCAAGAAATTCGCAGGAATGAAAATTTCCTTGCTACACTGTATGGAAAGCGAATTTGAAGAGGAACTGAATGAGGATGACTTCTGCATTTTAAGGCAATCCACTTTATGATTTTAATGTGTTAGCTGTAAAAAGTTTGACAGATAAATGcgcagtttgaaaaaaaaaaaaaaaaaaaaaaaaaaggcacgaaGGAAACTCACAAGATCTAGGAATCAGTATTTACAAGTAAATTAAAAACATAACGCAGGTATATTCTTTACGCCACATCAGACAGCTGAACACCACATGTATTGGGTAACACTACCTGTCTGCCGGAAGCTCGTGCTCGCCAACCTTCATAAACGACTGCCAAAGTTTTATAAATCTTCGCTCATGTTTCGCCACCGGTTATCGTTATAACCGCCAGCAGGTCGCTATGTGAGTccaaagtttttatatatatttaaaacagtcGTAACCCGTTGGAGAGAAATACTGATTATATGATCCACCTGTGTTATTTCCAAGAAAATACATAGCCTACTGACTTACTGGACGAAAACCATACTTCAGAAATCTAAAATCTTAGAAATATTGAAGTACTCGTCAATCCTACTCAGAGTAGAAAAAGGAGGTCAAGCCATAATTAACCACATACACATTCAAGCACACCACGAAGCCCAGACGCATGCGTGGGTCAAAACAAGAGAGACTCGTGAAGCGTGCAAAAATCACGCAACCAGTAGCTTCACGCTCATATCTACGAC is part of the Penaeus chinensis breed Huanghai No. 1 chromosome 2, ASM1920278v2, whole genome shotgun sequence genome and harbors:
- the LOC125035468 gene encoding uncharacterized ENTR1 family protein-like produces the protein MCGLQWSSQSAFHVTVILFVAGLGLGEGSKENLSNPDEVLKSELDHLYGEFEQLWSDFNFEETAHGSTIDLERQIYGDSNTTSDSDLKTEIPAVADIPVRIPRGSPPNIFRRKKVPKRCMGTGAASVFSGGNALNYMSFLVTVSTLILNINNNINNNNNNNNNNNNNNVDNSNVNTNVNANNANQINIMPPGRRKRQTRAKNVATWVMTSQAMCPAPPSDGLVDAVNLLEKALAGKFKNLAIQ